The following proteins are co-located in the Pedobacter sp. FW305-3-2-15-E-R2A2 genome:
- a CDS encoding glycoside hydrolase, with protein MRNEKMKCYMLFACMWVAFLSCKKDKIEATSKNGQVKAWETLIDGTSFANYANFEAEWNYNYPWGADHNGTARMVGSSTNHNQISLSGSVLTIKATRLTTSPGNSTANGFTHIPIWYNSGACYAKEKVIINDQFPSYTISGDFAVPTGKGTWPAFWITGVNSWPPESDIMEFKGSSTNWQNTYDGGWENKLTGVSNAGSYHNYKCWYNKINATDVECHYYIDNVWTARHVLSNSVNKPMWLIINMQMEGDSGGPGPSGDTFYTGKNIYLGRERAF; from the coding sequence ATGAGAAATGAAAAAATGAAATGCTACATGCTATTTGCGTGTATGTGGGTAGCCTTTTTATCTTGTAAAAAAGATAAGATAGAAGCTACATCAAAAAATGGCCAGGTTAAAGCCTGGGAAACCCTGATAGACGGAACTTCTTTTGCCAACTACGCCAATTTTGAGGCGGAGTGGAATTACAATTATCCCTGGGGTGCAGATCACAATGGTACTGCCCGTATGGTAGGAAGTTCAACAAATCATAATCAGATTTCGCTTAGTGGAAGTGTATTGACCATTAAGGCGACCAGATTGACCACATCTCCCGGAAATAGCACTGCCAATGGTTTTACCCATATACCCATCTGGTACAATTCCGGTGCTTGTTATGCGAAGGAAAAGGTGATCATTAATGATCAGTTTCCAAGCTATACCATATCTGGCGATTTTGCTGTACCTACAGGCAAAGGAACCTGGCCTGCCTTTTGGATTACCGGTGTGAATTCCTGGCCACCTGAAAGCGATATTATGGAATTTAAAGGTAGCAGTACAAACTGGCAGAATACCTATGATGGAGGCTGGGAGAATAAACTTACCGGGGTTTCTAACGCTGGTTCCTATCACAATTACAAATGTTGGTACAATAAAATAAATGCTACAGATGTGGAATGCCATTATTATATCGATAATGTTTGGACGGCGAGGCACGTTTTAAGCAATTCAGTGAATAAACCAATGTGGCTGATCATCAACATGCAGATGGAGGGAGATAGCGGTGGTCCCGGCCCTTCCGGCGATACATTTTACACCGGCAAAAATATCTATTTGGGCAGAGAAAGGGCCTTTTAA
- a CDS encoding CAP domain-containing protein, with amino-acid sequence MKPSKGNYIPMKKYLIIFAGTFLCILLMQCKKEELTIPEDEVSLVIHNINLLRQNGCQCGNDYMPPVPVLSLNSQLQNAATGHARDMVQKNYFDHLSPEGGTPAERVSNAGYKGNFIAENLGRGYLHADQVVTAWKNSVSHCKAMMDANSKEAGVGMAQNYWVVAFGSL; translated from the coding sequence ATGAAACCATCAAAAGGCAATTATATTCCAATGAAAAAGTATCTGATCATATTTGCGGGTACATTCCTTTGTATTTTATTGATGCAATGTAAGAAGGAAGAATTGACAATACCAGAGGATGAGGTAAGCCTGGTAATCCATAACATTAACTTGCTAAGACAAAATGGATGTCAATGTGGTAATGACTATATGCCTCCTGTGCCTGTCTTGTCTTTAAATAGCCAATTGCAAAATGCGGCAACCGGCCACGCCAGGGATATGGTTCAGAAAAACTATTTCGATCATTTATCTCCTGAAGGCGGTACACCAGCCGAACGGGTATCAAATGCAGGTTATAAAGGCAATTTTATCGCAGAAAACTTAGGCAGGGGGTATCTCCATGCAGATCAGGTGGTAACGGCCTGGAAAAATAGCGTAAGCCACTGTAAAGCAATGATGGATGCCAACAGTAAAGAAGCAGGGGTAGGGATGGCTCAAAATTACTGGGTGGTCGCCTTTGGCAGCCTCTGA